The DNA segment GAAAGccaaaattatttcaaattaaaaaaaacaaaaaaattgcagagcgaaagagggagagagagggatggTCCACACGTGCGTgtctccacctccacctccacctcgtCGTCACTCAGTTTCGGCTCTCAAATCTTCTCCGCTTTTAATCCTACCTCCGCCTCCGACCCTCAGAAGCTCTCTCTACCTGCGGAGCCCTTTCGTTCCAGGTATCCTTTTCCGAATCTCTTGTTTCTTTAGTGGTTATAAACTTCGGAATTCTCCGGTGAAAACTCTGTATTCTGCTGAGGTTTGGGCCCCTGAGAGTTCTCACGAGGGGATTTGGTCCATAAGGTTTTTTTTGGGATAAATACTAACGTAGTCTATGTGGTTTGTCTCTAAGACAGATTAATAACTATGTTTAATGTCAATTTCATCGGAATAAGAAATAACGTTCCCTTATGATCGATGTGGTAGAAGACAGCCTCCAAATATCTGCTTCGTTATGCATTTGCATATACTGGCAATGGAAAGAGTGATGAAGATCCTTTTCTATGCTTGCTGTTGGTTGTCTTCTATAGTTGATTGCACTTATTTGATGCTACAAGTGTTTCGTGTTTCTGCACTGATCCTCCCCTGCACTGATGTCTTTATCTCATGTCACTGTTGACATCTTTATCATTTTAAGAGTGTGGTAGaggatcaaaaaaattaaaaattctctgTGAAAATACTTTCAGAGTTCCAGAAAACACATTTGTTGATGAAAacacttttctttttgcttgTCTGCCAAACAAAAATGCTTATCATTCATGATTTGATGTTTCTCGAGTTTCTAAACATGACTCTTTTCTCCCTCAATACCGAAGGAAAAAGATAAGAGTTTGCCAAACTCGAGGATAATGATCCATCAGCCTCTTGGTGTAGCTCAAGGTGGGCAAACTGACATAGATATTCAGGTGTGCTTTCATTCTGAACTTTCTGTCTATAGATAGCACTTGGATCAGTAACATCTGTATGCCATATCTCCAGGACTggcatttttgtatttatttgtggTAAATGAAGCATTATTTATTGTGTCTAAAACTGAACTTCCACCAGCATTTTGTAAGTGTCTTCATACACCATTTAGCTGAAATTCAGATTTGTAAAGGCTCTGCACTCCATCTTAGCATTTTAAATTGATGGGTTTTCTTGATTGCTGCATCTGAAGTGGTTTGGGTGTCTCCAGTAAGCTGATCTATTCTAAATATCAAATATCATCTTGTTCAGTGTTTGACTATGTATTTCAGTCAGTTTGGTTCTTGTTAGAGGTCAAACGATAGAGattgaaggaatgtaaattGACCTGTGACATATTAATGCTCAAGACAGTTATCGCTGCCGTTTATGTTTATCCTATTATCACATTCGACTTTCattatttattcttatagacATGATCCTAATAAGAGACGGTCTCATGCCAATGAAATGCTGCATCATAAAGCAAACCTTAATGGGTATCTCTCCTACCACACTGGTCAAGAAAGTCTTGAAAGGATTAATCAAGATACCGACTACAATTTCTTCATGAGTGCAAAAGAAGCCAAGGAATAAAGGGCTTATAGATGGTGTCATTATGAATCCTCTCAAAGCTCTCCAGCCACCAGCTGCTACAGCAGAGACAAAAGACGAGTCTAGCATGTTAACACCTCTCAAATGACCATGCACTAGATGGCATGCATGGCTATATAGTGACGTTAAATGGGCAAATGACCTTTTCTAGGTGCCTGACGACCCATGTAACTTTGCAATGTTGATTACCGGTGTTGCACAGAAATAAGAACCCGAAATTTTGCTGTTCGTTCTATCTGAACTTATAGATTGAGAAATAGATCAATTTTTAGATATGAAATTTGGATTTGAGAATAGAATCTGTGCGAAAAtgctttattttgttatttctaTATAATGGATTTCTTTACGAATTCTACATACGGATTTGCATAAACTTTAGAAGCTAATGGTTTGTTACATAAGAAGTGTGCCCTCTATGATATTTCCACTATCATCTGGGGGCTAGCCTACTTTTACAAGCCTTGCTCAGCAATAGGTACTTTGACTGAAGAGTATGTTGGAGTAATGATACATACAGTTGTAGAGTGCACAAATatcgtgcagtcgctttgaaaagaatgtgatctactattaaaaaattattattataattatttttcacgTGAGtttcgtatttattcactttttttaaaatgattgcatGTCGTTTATGCACACATGActgcaagtatcatttctcaGTATGTTGGCATCCTGCCCTGGACTGGAGCGAGCTTGTTTATTGCTGTGGTCCAAGTTTTGCTTAGCAATAGGTCCACCATGACCGATTGGAGCAACAACCCTCACCATTCTCTCCACCAACCTTCTCATCCTCACCGCATTCATCCATCTGATGCATATATGTTCGATGCCAAATAACCTGCAGAATCCAATGGCTCCAGCACAAGAAGATGGGAACAGGTTTTGAAGATAGTTTGTACTggtcttttttgtatttttcttcgCTTTAGGTAATTATTCTCAAACTTGCCTTTATATTCTACACCTTTGATCATGTGTCAAGATTTTTAACTTATAAGCAGAAAAAAGTGTCTCAAGACACTTGGTTTCTgatgagtttaatttatatgaaattttagatgagtttaataaaaaatttgtaattattaaCATTAAATGACTattgaaaatatgattatttaaaccataatttaattagaatacaattattaattaatatataatcggTAGAATGgcaaaatacaacaaaaataaattagataaaaattaataaaaaaatcttaaactactaatattttattattatataaaaggtagatagataatctaatatggGAATAGATTTTGAATAGAATAGGCAAAAGACAAAAGTCACAAAACGTGTGATATTGGCTAAGATTTGACTTTGTGATCTTTACCTAAGCCAATACTAACACACTCTAGCACTCTCATTGGAACAGCCAAACTCAAATTCAACTTTTAGCTAATATGACATAATTTACCTTTTTCTATTCTATTCACTTCCAATCTTCACATTGAATTATCCATATAtttcttatataataataaaataatattattttatttttaaaaattttttaaattatttaaatttattatattttaccattcgattgattatatattaattattaataatattatagccCTAAAAAAACTGCTGCAACCAAATCATGGTAGGAAGtaaggaagaaaatattttttattctttttggttATGCTACAGTAACTATCAAATTTGATTCACAATACTAAAATAGCATCCTCAACGGATTAACCAAagctaaatgatttttttttttttttttttttttttttttttttttttttttttatgaatgtgAAATGAATTTGACTTTTGGCTATTTCTATAACGcccatccttgtggtgggttctttaaaaaataattttatgaaaagagaCGAGAATTACTAttcgttttgaaattttttccttCTATGCCAGAATATGAAAGACTCTatgtttgtaaaataaaatgtgattcttaatttaaagagTGTTACAACagtaaacattaaattttataacttaAAGTCTCATACAAACGTTGTGCCTAGGCTTCCGTACTCTTCTTCTTGGGTCTTGTCTGTCTTGACACGTCATGCTCATTTTGTCCCTAGAAGagtacacataaaaattgaaatgagtcgctgactcgtaagcattacttcatatagttaaaatataacaacataggttttcagttaTGCATTCAACATTCCATACATAccatacatagacattcattCGTTTAAAACGTTACGAGgtgaagtttttctttaaaaatgggTTTCTTTAGTAAAACAGTTTTCCGCGCCTCGCtgtcttcatttcttaaagaggtTTAGCATACAtgtattctttcttaacatgcatacattatttcttatcacttttattGGCCATTACACATTGTTATGTCTCGTGTGCtagggttagcagtcttttggacctCGATTTCACTTGTGGCCACGGGTTAAGAATCCATTCAGGCAGGGTGCAGCACTAGGTGTACTACCAGTACTatttacccggcattgcaatatGCCCAGTCCAGTTCTT comes from the Carya illinoinensis cultivar Pawnee chromosome 8, C.illinoinensisPawnee_v1, whole genome shotgun sequence genome and includes:
- the LOC122318657 gene encoding uncharacterized protein LOC122318657, which codes for MVHTCVSPPPPPPRRHSVSALKSSPLLILPPPPTLRSSLYLRSPFVPVPKEKDKSLPNSRIMIHQPLGVAQGGQTDIDIQYVGILPWTGASLFIAVVQVLLSNRSTMTDWSNNPHHSLHQPSHPHRIHPSDAYMFDAK